In Pseudomonadota bacterium, the following proteins share a genomic window:
- a CDS encoding ABC transporter permease subunit: protein MRNIIAICKRELLSFFVSPIAYFVITGFTLLVGYFFFNYFSIFLRMQQMSQVIAMRGGQLPNLNQTVIEGVYQTMIVILVFLVPLLTMRIVAEEKRRGTFELLLTSPLSVSEIVLGKFLGLAVIIFVMLGISAIFPLLLIIYGSPEVAPIISGFVGVLLCTLGFASIGMAVSSFTENQIVAGVSSMVTLLLLYVIQAPAESLGGVGAEILRYLSPIDQMQGFVQGVVTLRSITYFVSMIVLGLFLSQRALDAHRWR from the coding sequence ATGCGAAATATAATCGCAATCTGTAAACGTGAGCTGCTCTCGTTTTTCGTCTCACCGATAGCCTACTTCGTTATTACCGGCTTTACGCTATTGGTTGGGTACTTCTTCTTTAATTACTTCTCGATTTTTTTGCGTATGCAACAGATGTCTCAGGTTATTGCGATGCGGGGCGGGCAGCTTCCGAACCTAAACCAGACGGTAATTGAGGGGGTCTATCAGACGATGATCGTAATACTGGTCTTTCTTGTGCCGCTGCTTACTATGCGCATCGTGGCAGAGGAGAAACGGCGCGGTACATTTGAGCTGTTGCTCACCTCGCCGCTCTCTGTATCAGAGATAGTGCTCGGTAAGTTTCTAGGTCTCGCTGTTATTATATTTGTGATGCTCGGTATCTCTGCGATCTTTCCATTGCTGCTGATTATTTACGGTAGTCCTGAGGTTGCGCCGATTATATCTGGGTTCGTGGGGGTTCTGCTCTGCACCCTTGGTTTTGCCAGTATCGGGATGGCTGTCTCATCATTTACCGAGAATCAGATCGTGGCTGGCGTTAGCAGTATGGTAACTCTCCTTCTTCTGTACGTTATTCAGGCTCCGGCCGAGTCGCTTGGCGGAGTGGGTGCTGAGATCTTGCGCTATCTCTCACCGATCGATCAGATGCAGGGGTTTGTGCAGGGCGTTGTGACGCTCAGATCCATTACCTACTTTGTTAGTATGATAGTACTGGGATTGTTCTTATCGCAGCGGGCCTTAGATGCCCATAGGTGGCGATAG
- a CDS encoding ATP-binding cassette domain-containing protein, producing MIEVKKLSKNYGDYKAVDQVSFTATKGQIVGFLGPNGAGKTTTIRMLSTYMPPSSGTATVAGFDVLTEACQVRRRIGYLPENPPLYGEMTVGEYLRFVGEIKGVPRAQLKSQIANVMERCFITDVRNKLCQHLSRGYRQRVGLAQAIIHEPEVIILDEPTSGLDPKQIIEIRQLIKSLGQDRTVLLSTHILPEVSMVCNKVVIVNRGRIVFESLIADLTGDKSLEQIFLESVSTDEVVDAASCINQGA from the coding sequence ATGATTGAAGTTAAAAAACTTTCCAAAAATTATGGTGATTATAAAGCGGTTGATCAGGTCAGTTTTACCGCTACTAAGGGGCAGATCGTTGGATTTTTAGGGCCTAACGGTGCCGGAAAAACAACCACCATTAGGATGTTATCAACATATATGCCGCCCTCTTCAGGCACCGCTACGGTCGCTGGCTTTGATGTTCTTACCGAAGCTTGTCAGGTTAGACGAAGGATCGGATATCTGCCTGAGAACCCCCCACTCTATGGAGAGATGACGGTAGGTGAATACCTGCGCTTTGTTGGGGAGATAAAGGGTGTTCCCAGAGCGCAACTTAAGAGCCAGATAGCTAATGTTATGGAGCGCTGCTTTATCACCGATGTGCGTAACAAGCTCTGTCAGCACCTCTCGCGTGGCTATCGTCAACGGGTTGGGCTGGCGCAGGCGATTATCCATGAGCCCGAGGTTATCATCCTTGATGAGCCAACAAGTGGCTTGGATCCGAAGCAGATCATAGAGATACGACAGCTTATTAAATCCCTTGGGCAGGATCGTACCGTACTCCTGAGCACCCACATCCTGCCTGAGGTTTCTATGGTATGTAACAAGGTGGTGATAGTTAATCGAGGTCGGATAGTGTTCGAAAGCCTTATAGCCGATCTAACCGGCGATAAGAGTCTCGAACAGATATTTCTTGAAAGTGTAAGTACAGATGAGGTGGTTGATGCCGCCTCGTGCATCAATCAGGGTGCTTAG
- a CDS encoding DUF2071 domain-containing protein, with amino-acid sequence MIPTPEQRLAVRVAPHKFPVMLQRWAGLLFLHWPVDPALIAARLPAGLYVDTFDGKAWLGLVPFFMERVRPAGLPALPWLSWFHELNVRTYVHDEMGNPGVWFFSLECNQPIAVEIARRGFHLPYQHASMRSTKSSGRIDFSSQRKLPGTACSKFEYASPKITRPAEIGSLNWFLVERYLLFSSRPSGQIFCGQVHHLPYQISPADCSHWSTEPLRLDGFFEPTEAPASMLVAAPVDVKIFSLKPLRSASI; translated from the coding sequence ATGATACCAACACCCGAACAGCGCCTCGCAGTGCGAGTGGCACCACATAAATTTCCTGTCATGCTGCAGCGTTGGGCAGGATTGTTATTTCTTCATTGGCCAGTCGACCCGGCGCTGATTGCCGCTCGATTGCCCGCGGGCCTTTACGTAGATACGTTTGACGGAAAAGCGTGGCTGGGTTTGGTGCCGTTTTTCATGGAACGGGTCCGTCCCGCAGGTCTCCCTGCGCTGCCGTGGCTCTCGTGGTTTCACGAACTCAACGTGCGTACTTATGTCCACGACGAAATGGGTAACCCTGGAGTTTGGTTTTTCTCCCTAGAGTGTAACCAACCGATTGCCGTGGAGATCGCTAGACGAGGGTTTCACTTGCCTTATCAGCATGCCAGCATGCGAAGCACGAAATCCTCGGGGCGCATCGACTTCAGCAGCCAAAGAAAATTACCTGGAACGGCTTGTTCGAAATTTGAATACGCCTCTCCAAAAATTACCAGACCCGCAGAAATTGGTTCGCTCAATTGGTTTCTAGTCGAACGTTATCTGTTGTTTTCCTCTCGTCCTTCGGGTCAAATTTTTTGCGGGCAAGTTCATCACCTACCTTATCAAATTTCACCTGCCGATTGCAGTCATTGGTCGACCGAACCACTACGACTCGATGGTTTCTTTGAGCCGACCGAGGCCCCTGCCTCCATGCTTGTCGCTGCCCCGGTCGACGTTAAAATTTTCTCTCTAAAGCCCCTGCGCTCGGCTTCCATTTGA
- a CDS encoding DUF2490 domain-containing protein, whose product MKKILASLLAAVLLWNGDAQADSTPTDFQGWFQFQSYISLDDEKKYQLFLETQPRLGDDWSRASTVQNRVGLNYNWTKAFSSMLGYAWTPNFYNSHYHSAYIDEQRIFQQVVYKHDLFGVKWAHRLRQEQRFITGAGSISNRTRYQLRGSYSLSQDGNFGLTGYDELMVNLNDSNPGPTSGYDRDRIFLGPYWVVNGHRYEVGYLGEHLKRFGSDERWANVILFSATFNF is encoded by the coding sequence ATGAAAAAAATACTCGCTTCACTCCTCGCTGCCGTGCTCCTGTGGAACGGCGATGCCCAAGCAGATTCTACCCCTACTGACTTTCAAGGGTGGTTTCAGTTCCAGTCGTATATCTCTCTCGATGATGAAAAAAAATATCAATTGTTTCTCGAAACGCAGCCTCGTTTAGGAGATGATTGGAGCCGCGCCTCCACAGTGCAGAATCGTGTTGGCTTAAACTACAACTGGACGAAGGCGTTTAGTTCGATGTTAGGGTATGCGTGGACACCTAATTTCTACAACTCTCATTATCATAGTGCCTATATCGATGAGCAACGAATCTTCCAGCAGGTTGTATACAAACACGACCTCTTCGGAGTGAAGTGGGCGCATCGCCTTCGCCAAGAGCAGCGATTCATTACTGGAGCTGGAAGTATTTCTAATAGAACTCGTTACCAACTTCGCGGTAGTTATAGTCTCTCTCAAGACGGTAACTTTGGTCTTACTGGATACGACGAGTTAATGGTGAATCTTAACGACTCTAATCCGGGACCAACTAGCGGATACGACCGAGACCGAATCTTCTTAGGACCATACTGGGTGGTTAATGGACATCGATACGAGGTCGGCTACCTTGGCGAGCACCTTAAACGATTCGGCAGTGACGAGCGTTGGGCTAACGTAATTCTCTTCTCCGCGACCTTTAATTTCTAA
- a CDS encoding DUF2490 domain-containing protein, with protein MTQFEAHCDDYTLYGVLPFVSKTGKVTDTFDYNLFASTTYNFRNTTFKGRDIPERDTQLYIQPSLIYKYSPDLNLALGYVFQRNNPFSSEYSNENRLWQQILGAHDLKGGRMTHRVRYEERFIHNTKTGGDPLSTRVRYQLGYSIPLEGKELDPGEFYLNSFNEFYFSLTGQKNATYSENWTYVGIGYLIPGVGKIEMGPLYQTVVVDKEGDRRDYVLWQLGFTF; from the coding sequence ATGACACAGTTCGAAGCTCACTGTGATGACTATACGCTCTACGGCGTTCTACCTTTTGTTTCGAAAACGGGAAAGGTTACCGATACCTTCGATTACAACCTTTTCGCCTCAACAACATACAATTTTAGGAACACAACTTTCAAAGGACGAGACATTCCCGAACGAGATACACAGCTCTATATCCAGCCAAGTTTGATCTACAAATATTCACCGGACCTCAACCTGGCTTTAGGATACGTCTTCCAACGAAACAATCCCTTCTCTTCAGAATACTCGAACGAAAACAGACTTTGGCAGCAGATTCTTGGAGCTCACGACCTTAAAGGGGGGCGAATGACTCATAGGGTGAGATACGAGGAGCGCTTCATTCACAATACAAAAACAGGAGGAGACCCTCTGAGTACTCGCGTTCGATACCAGCTTGGCTACTCGATCCCCTTAGAGGGGAAGGAGCTTGATCCCGGTGAGTTTTATCTAAACAGCTTCAATGAGTTTTATTTCAGCTTAACGGGACAAAAGAACGCAACGTATAGCGAAAACTGGACCTATGTAGGAATCGGCTATCTGATACCTGGCGTGGGAAAGATTGAAATGGGCCCACTGTATCAAACCGTGGTTGTTGATAAGGAGGGTGACAGACGAGACTATGTGCTATGGCAATTAGGGTTTACATTTTAG
- a CDS encoding DNA polymerase: MTLRWLFLDLNSYFASVEQAINPALRGKPVAVVPMIAETTCCIAASYPAKKFGVKTGTSVRDARSLCPDIIFVKADHRKYTAYHRRIVATVEKHLPINKVMSIDEMACELIGREQNEDFVRTKARQIKDAIYRDVSPALTCSIGVAPNRYLAKVACDMQKPDGLTILHLHELQEKLAELIPRDFSGIGARMEARFNKLDCLTAKKMYEFSIEEMRDIWGGVLGERFWHLIRGENLEEEKTTRGTISHSKVLSPDKRSMTDAWPVAVRLLSKACMRLRDEEFYTKELWLSIKFMVRQKNMSYWDGHVRVNETQDSILLTKELEQIWLHIPPLKILRVGVILSKLVPSTKHQFSLFEDSKRAALMSTLDRINKRYRSNTLYVGSSQPEKDLSASSIAFQRIPSEYE, translated from the coding sequence ATGACATTGCGCTGGCTTTTTCTGGATCTAAATTCCTACTTTGCATCTGTTGAACAGGCCATAAACCCTGCGCTGCGAGGCAAACCTGTTGCTGTGGTTCCAATGATTGCGGAAACAACCTGCTGCATTGCTGCGAGTTATCCTGCTAAAAAATTTGGGGTAAAAACTGGAACCTCTGTCCGCGATGCTCGCTCTCTTTGCCCCGACATTATCTTTGTTAAAGCAGACCACCGCAAATATACTGCCTACCATAGAAGGATAGTTGCAACAGTTGAAAAACACCTACCAATCAATAAAGTTATGTCGATTGATGAGATGGCATGCGAATTGATCGGACGCGAGCAGAATGAAGACTTTGTGCGCACTAAAGCGCGCCAGATAAAAGACGCTATCTACCGCGATGTTAGTCCGGCACTTACCTGTTCTATAGGAGTTGCCCCCAACAGATATCTGGCTAAAGTCGCCTGTGACATGCAGAAGCCTGATGGCCTAACTATACTCCATCTGCATGAATTGCAAGAGAAGCTCGCAGAACTGATTCCTCGTGATTTCTCTGGAATTGGTGCACGCATGGAAGCTCGTTTTAATAAACTTGACTGCTTGACCGCTAAAAAAATGTATGAATTCTCAATTGAAGAAATGAGGGACATCTGGGGCGGTGTACTCGGAGAAAGATTCTGGCACCTGATTAGGGGTGAAAATCTAGAGGAAGAAAAGACAACTCGTGGAACGATTAGCCACTCTAAGGTACTTTCTCCTGACAAACGTTCTATGACTGATGCCTGGCCAGTAGCTGTGCGACTATTAAGCAAAGCGTGCATGAGACTTCGTGATGAAGAGTTTTACACAAAAGAGCTTTGGCTCTCGATCAAATTTATGGTACGCCAAAAAAACATGAGCTACTGGGATGGTCATGTGCGTGTTAATGAGACTCAAGACAGCATTTTACTGACTAAAGAACTTGAACAGATCTGGCTACACATCCCGCCGCTAAAAATCCTGCGTGTTGGCGTTATTCTCTCCAAGCTTGTACCTTCTACAAAACATCAATTCTCACTTTTTGAGGATTCGAAACGAGCTGCTCTTATGAGCACCCTCGACAGGATTAACAAAAGGTACCGTAGCAATACTCTGTATGTTGGAAGTTCTCAGCCCGAGAAGGATCTATCAGCCTCTTCGATTGCTTTTCAGCGAATCCCTTCTGAATATGAGTAG
- a CDS encoding adenine phosphoribosyltransferase has product MNLKEYIPVVPNWPKPGVNFLDISGITINPLAMSYCVQRLVKCITDNDITSIVAVDSRGFLFAGAAGIQSATPVVLARKKGKLPGESYSHTYATEYSTDTVELQKNSVLGARPLIIDDLLATGGTILAVNYLIKQNFTVESVFAAVVINLKFLPGEKQLADHSILLTSIVNYE; this is encoded by the coding sequence ATGAATTTAAAAGAATATATCCCTGTCGTGCCCAACTGGCCAAAGCCTGGCGTTAATTTTTTAGATATCAGTGGTATCACTATTAATCCGTTAGCCATGTCATACTGTGTTCAAAGGTTGGTAAAATGTATTACCGATAACGATATCACCAGTATCGTAGCAGTTGACAGCCGTGGGTTTTTGTTTGCGGGAGCTGCTGGCATACAATCAGCAACACCGGTTGTGTTAGCAAGGAAGAAAGGGAAACTTCCGGGAGAGAGTTACAGCCACACCTATGCTACTGAATACAGCACAGACACTGTAGAGTTGCAGAAAAATTCAGTGCTGGGCGCACGTCCCTTGATCATAGATGATCTATTGGCAACTGGAGGAACTATCCTCGCTGTGAATTATTTGATTAAACAAAACTTCACAGTTGAATCAGTGTTTGCGGCTGTGGTTATAAACTTGAAGTTTCTTCCTGGAGAGAAACAGTTGGCCGATCACTCAATACTGCTAACATCAATTGTTAATTATGAATGA
- a CDS encoding 5'-methylthioadenosine nucleosidase has protein sequence MNDIIFIALQEEAPAFAAYKNVVFTGVGKVNASAIAAETIERYQPKRVFNFGTAGGITVGTGLYRVGKFVQRDMQCLKLGAQPGETPYEATGVVLDLSEGLTCSTGDNFITDPNLEIPADLVDMEAYAIAKICSRRQIEFHCYKFVSDSANEHAYRDWHEMISSGQQHYINKLREFQTL, from the coding sequence ATGAATGATATTATTTTTATAGCACTACAAGAAGAAGCTCCAGCATTTGCTGCATATAAAAATGTCGTATTCACGGGTGTTGGAAAAGTAAATGCGTCCGCTATAGCCGCAGAAACTATTGAACGGTATCAACCCAAGCGTGTGTTTAATTTTGGCACAGCAGGTGGGATCACTGTTGGTACTGGATTGTATCGTGTAGGAAAGTTTGTCCAACGTGACATGCAGTGTTTGAAACTAGGTGCCCAACCTGGAGAAACACCATATGAAGCAACTGGAGTTGTACTTGATCTGTCTGAGGGATTGACTTGTAGTACAGGTGATAACTTTATCACAGATCCTAATTTAGAAATACCCGCAGACCTTGTTGACATGGAGGCGTATGCAATTGCTAAGATTTGCAGTAGGCGCCAAATAGAATTTCATTGTTACAAGTTTGTTAGTGATAGTGCTAATGAACATGCTTATCGTGATTGGCATGAAATGATTTCAAGTGGACAACAACACTATATAAATAAACTAAGAGAATTTCAGACTCTTTAG